A window of the Bradyrhizobium diazoefficiens genome harbors these coding sequences:
- a CDS encoding DUF6650 family protein: protein MKLKRAKVQSQSLLSRLGGISAFGFGVSFKAPEPERQVVRDVITSLEDRRALYVGAISEQPDYVIKSVIEMRHELTSGLKRVGDGSPAKEAFRAMRAACRDFLTHPVMQESGQHMLHQRGLYQQEEFLLGLGKLRSVFGQQVALLGYLYGIDIEEQLASTLPPIPGNESDDK, encoded by the coding sequence ATGAAATTAAAGCGCGCGAAAGTGCAATCGCAGTCCCTACTAAGCCGTCTTGGTGGAATTTCCGCCTTCGGATTTGGCGTGAGCTTCAAGGCGCCGGAGCCGGAGCGGCAGGTGGTTCGCGACGTTATCACATCGCTTGAGGACAGACGGGCGCTCTACGTTGGCGCGATCAGCGAGCAGCCCGATTATGTTATTAAATCAGTCATCGAAATGCGCCACGAATTGACGTCGGGTCTTAAGCGCGTCGGCGACGGCTCGCCGGCAAAAGAAGCATTCAGAGCGATGCGTGCCGCATGTCGCGACTTCTTGACCCATCCGGTGATGCAGGAGAGCGGGCAGCACATGCTTCATCAGCGCGGCCTTTACCAACAAGAGGAGTTCTTGCTCGGATTGGGCAAGCTTCGCTCTGTTTTTGGTCAGCAAGTCGCACTACTCGGATATCTCTACGGAATCGACATCGAGGAGCAATTGGCTTCGACGTTACCGCCAATCCCCGGAAACGAAAGTGACGACAAATAG
- a CDS encoding nucleotidyltransferase family protein has protein sequence MHMEIEKHRDALRALCDHYGVVRLELFGSGARGADFDAARSDADFLVEFDRNSGLAPLDQFVGFAEALERLLGRPVDLIESSALKNPYVRATINQSKELIYSA, from the coding sequence ATGCACATGGAGATCGAAAAGCACCGGGACGCCCTAAGGGCGCTGTGTGATCACTATGGGGTGGTGCGGCTCGAGCTGTTCGGTTCCGGAGCGCGTGGTGCCGATTTCGACGCGGCAAGAAGTGATGCGGATTTTCTCGTCGAGTTCGACAGGAATAGCGGCCTGGCGCCGCTCGACCAATTTGTCGGCTTCGCCGAAGCCCTCGAACGGCTTCTCGGACGTCCCGTCGATCTCATCGAATCTTCCGCCCTCAAAAACCCCTATGTGCGGGCAACGATCAACCAGTCGAAAGAGTTGATCTATTCCGCGTGA
- a CDS encoding HepT-like ribonuclease domain-containing protein: MTEFTAGLDVSDYRASPRIRSAVERQFEIIGEALNRLSKEAPDLADRVPNLRKIVSFRNLLIHGYAVVDDGRVWEIVTTMLPSLRATVTALLTDLGPPDA; this comes from the coding sequence ATCACCGAGTTTACTGCGGGCCTCGATGTTTCAGATTACCGGGCGAGCCCGCGGATCCGTTCTGCAGTGGAGCGGCAGTTCGAGATCATCGGCGAGGCGCTGAACCGACTGTCGAAGGAAGCTCCGGATCTTGCCGACCGAGTGCCCAACCTGCGCAAGATCGTCAGCTTCCGTAACCTCCTGATCCACGGCTATGCTGTTGTTGATGACGGACGCGTATGGGAGATCGTCACTACCATGCTGCCTTCCTTGCGCGCCACTGTAACGGCTCTCCTGACTGATCTCGGGCCGCCGGACGCATGA